One window of the Treponema primitia ZAS-1 genome contains the following:
- a CDS encoding shikimate kinase, whose protein sequence is MRIYICGPAGCGATTLGQRLAESLKLPCFDSDDFA, encoded by the coding sequence ATGCGTATATATATCTGCGGTCCCGCAGGCTGCGGAGCAACAACCCTGGGACAGCGCCTTGCGGAATCCCTAAAACTGCCTTGTTTTGACAGCGATGATTTTGCCTGA